The Clupea harengus chromosome 6, Ch_v2.0.2, whole genome shotgun sequence genome contains a region encoding:
- the dis3l gene encoding DIS3-like exonuclease 1 isoform X2 — protein sequence MQTACQAAQHSRGRRLYNRLRSLLKDPRHDCIHFANEFQQYSYCPREKGETQEKWQTRCIYHAAVWYHDHLAGLRPVVMITEDQEAVAEFGSSASGIYVISTQEYLQSFWPDLLAAHELYSSICQALQERESESTEREYAEHFPAEVLEAGIKSGRFIQGTLNVNKHRAQHEAFVRFEGSTTKNSELNSDVLVCGGKNRNRAVHGDLVAVELLPAKEWRGRNTALHEGLGEDKAGEEPQSKPMPTGKVVGIVQRNWRDYVVTFPPREEVQSQSRNSQRILVTPWDYRIPKIRISTQQAEALQDHRVIVRLDLWESTSLYPNGHTVRVLGKSGELETEVQTILVENCINVPPFSEAQLRQLPESSAEQPWRVEPEEVSSRLDLRDTHLVFSIDPLGCEDVDDTLSVRLLPGGTRLELGVHIADVTHFVQEGSLTDLEARSRATTYYLADRRYDMLPGVLSADLCSLLGGVDRYAMSVMWQLDAQSLAVCKVWYGRTLIRSSYQLHYELAQSLLNGEQAEVPELDRLDDEAERCRRRAELLQALRLLTRVARHLRAQRDQGGALELEGVEVRAQLDSSKNITALVPRQPLEVHETVAECMIYANHWVARKIQENFPHQALLRHHPPPRQEFFNQLIDSARTRSFAINTRSNKALADSLDQAVDQRDPVVNRLLRMMATQAMSNALYFSTGACSEEQYYHYGLALDRYTHFTSPIRRYADIIVHRLLMAAINAERGLAPSKVLASNKDLEELAHQVNNRNRASQHAQKQSTELFQCLYFKDKDPLTDERCVADAVIYAIRANGMLVFIPRYGLRGPVYVKNRENQVVSVEGDGSCEWKAGALERQVDRISTTTSTGTHNFSIFDHITVRISVQPSRCHPLNLCLEVISSRPHQAPVAEAQPKGRGRSELVQEVVRLAEEASQQAEERKGRVPKLSKEQREFRQSKQPNLYSILQEIAEMALLDLHACEAPSAEVQTCSTSA from the exons ATGCAGACTGCCTGCCAGGCTGCGCAGCACAGCCGTGGACGCAG GCTGTACAACCGGTTGCGCAGTTTGCTGAAGGATCCGCGGCATGACTGCATTCATTTTGCAAATGAGTTCCAGCAGTACTCCTACTGCCCTCGGGAGAAGGGAGAAACCCAAGAGAAATGGCAGACAAG GTGTATTTACCATGCAGCGGTGTGGTACCACGATCATCTGGCCGGCCTGAGGCCAGTGGTCATGATCACAGAGGACCAGGAGGCAGTGGCTGAGTTTGGTAGCAGCGCCAGTGGGATTTATGTCATCTCAACTCAG GAGTACCTGCAGAGTTTCTGGCCTGACCTGCTGGCAGCTCATGAGCTGTACAGCTCCATCTGCCAGGCCCTGCAggagcgtgagagtgagagcacagAGCGAGAGTATGCAGAGCACTTCCCTGCTGAGGTGCTGGAGGCAGGGATCAAATCTGGCAGGTTCATCCAG ggtaCCCTTAACGTGAATAAGCACAGAGCTCAACATGAGGCCTTTGTACGATTTGAGGGCTCGACCACCAAGAATTCAG AGCTGAACAGTGACGTCCTGGTCTGCGGGGGGAAGAACCGGAACCGGGCGGTGCATGGAGATTTGGTGGCCGTGGAGCTGCTGCCCGCCAAAGAGTGGCGAGGGcgcaacactgcactgcacgaGGGCCTGGGGGAGGACAAGGCAGGGGAGGAGCCCCAGAGCAAGCCCATGCCCACAG GCAAGGTGGTGGGGATTGTTCAGAGGAACTGGCGAGACTACGTAGTGACCTTTCCCCCCAGGGAGGAGGTGCAGTCCCAGAGTCGCAACTCTCAGCGCATTTTGGTCACACCCTGGGATTACCGCATACCCAAGATCCGCATCAGCACCCAGCAAGCTGAGGCTTTGCAG GACCATAGAGTGATCGTGCGGTTGGACTTATGGGAAAGCACCTCACTCTATCCCAATGGCCACACTGTAAGGGTTCTGGGGAAGTCAGGTGAACTGGAAACTGAAGTCCAAACCATCCTGGTGGAAAACTGCATAAACGTACCTCCATTCTCTGAGGCACAG ctgCGGCAGTTGCCGGAGAGCTCGGCTGAACAGCCTTGGAGAGTGGAGCCGGAGGAGGTCAGCTCTCGGCTGgacctgagggacacacacctgGTGTTCAGCATCGACCCGCTGGGCTGTGAGGACGTGGACGACACGCTGTCCGTCCGCCTCCTGCCCGGAGGCACCCGTCTAGAGCTGGGCGTCCACATTGCTGACGTCACCCACTTTGTCCAGGAGGGCTCGCTGACCGACCTGGAGGCCCGGTCAAG AGCTACCACATACTACCTGGCTGACCGGAGATATGACATGCTGCCGGGAGTGCTGAGTGCAGACCTTTGCTCCCTGCTGGGAGGGGTGGACAG GTACGCCATGAGTGTGATGTGGCAGCTGGACGCCCAGTCTTTGGCTGTGTGCAAGGTGTGGTACGGCCGCACACTCATCCGCTCCTCCTACCAGCTGCACTACGAGCTGGCCCAGAGCCTGCTGAATGGGGAGCAGGCCGAGGTCCCGGAGCTGGACCGTCTGGACGACGAGGCGGAGCGGTGCCGGCGCCGGGCCGAGCTGCTGCAGGCCCTGCGGCTGCTGACCCGCGTGGCCCGGCACCTGCGGGCGCAGCGGGACCAGGGTGGCGCGCTGGAGCTGGAGGGTGTGGAGGTGCGCGCCCAGCTGGACAGCAGCAAGAACATCACGGCCCTGGTGCCCAGGCAGCCGCTGGAGGTGCACGAGACGGTGGCCGAGTGCATGATCTACGCCAACCACTGGGTGGCGCGCAAGATCCAGGAGAATTTCCCACACCAGGCCCTGCTGCGCCACCACCCGCCCCCACGCCAGGAGTTCTTCAACCAGCTCATCGACAGCGCTCGCACTCGCAGCTTCGCCATCAATACTAG GTCTAATAAGGCTCTGGCAGACTCTCTGGACCAAGCAGTGGACCAGCGTGATCCTGTAGTGAACCGACTGCTGAGGATGATGGCCACTCAGGCCATGTCCAATGCACTGTACTTCTCCACTGGAGCATGTTCAGAAGAGCAGTACTACCACTATG GTCTTGCTCTGGACCGCTACACTCACTTCACATCCCCCATCCGTCGCTATGCCGACATCATTGTGCATCGCCTCCTAATGGCTGCCATTAATGCTGAGAGGGGCCTGGCACCCAGCAAAGTTCTGGCCTCCAACAAGGACCTGGAGGAGCTAGCTCACCAAGTTAACAACCGGAACAGA GCATCTCAGCATGCTCAGAAGCAGTCCACAGAGCTCTTCCAGTGCCTCTACTTTAAAGACAAGGACCCTCTCACGGATGAGCGCTGTGTAGCTGATGCTGTGATCTATGCCATCAGGGCCAACGGCATGCTGGTTTTTATTCCACG CTATGGTCTTAGGGGTCCTGTGTATGTGAAGAACCGAGAGAATCAGGTGGTCAGTGTGGAGGGGGATGGCAGCTGTGAGTGGAAGGCAGGGGCCTTGGAGAGACAGGTGGATCGGATCAGCACCACCACGAGTACTGGAACACATAACTTCAGCATATTTGACCACATCACT GTGCGCATCTCTGTGCAGCCCTCTCGCTGCCACCCACTCAACCTCTGCCTGGAGGTGATCAGCAGCCGACCCCACCAGGCCCCGGTCGCAGAGGCGCAACCCAAAGGCCGCGGCCGCTCCGAGCTGGTGCAGGAGGTGGTGCGGTTGGCCGAGGAGGCCTCTCAGCAGGCCGAGGAGCGGAAGGGCAGGGTGCCCAAGCTGTCAAAGGAGCAGAGGGAGTTCAGACAGAGCAAGCAACCCAACCTCTACTCAATCCTGCAGGAGATTGCAGAGATGGCCCTGCTGGACCTCCATGCTTGTGAGGCCCCCAGTGCTGAAGTTCAGACATGTTCTACCTCTGCCTAG
- the tipin gene encoding TIMELESS-interacting protein has translation MIDPLENDLFDIPNYENIEDEAFPPLPPPMSPGQDEGDPFANGEEDGDVSKLPDVPKRRGVKRPQPKLDSQRLTSERGLPALRNLFDNVRYKGKGHEAEDLRVLMKRMENWAHRLYPKLQFEDFIDRLETLGAKKDVQTCLKRIRLDMPLLQEDFMSKEDEPQDRVLEDSFGEGGFPEEPFIHSTPAPASASTPAPAFASTPAPASLSEEQRQRIELNKKLALERRLARMEQQGASQPDVCGEVEEPSTSTFTQVSQEQEQEKEKEQEKEQEQEQDNDKNMTCSEPSDVNTSEKKAPPQDSPLVDDEENSPVPELTNGIEDSSD, from the exons ATGATCGATCCACTGGAAAACGACTTGTTTGATATCCCTAACTATGAAAACATAGAGGATGAGGCATTCccgcctcttcctccccccatgTCTCCGGGACAGGATGAGGGGGATCCATTTGCAAATG GTGAGGAGGATGGAGACGTCTCAAAGCTACCGGACGTTCCTAAAAGGCGAGGAGTTAAGAGGCCTCAACCTAAGCTGGACTCTCAAAG ACTCACATCTGAAAGAGGACTCCCAGCTCTTCGAAACCTGTTTGACAATGTTCGATACAAAGGCAAAGGACATGAG GCTGAGGATCTGAGGGTCCTAATGAAGAGGATGGAGAACTGGGCACACAGGCTGTACCCCAAACTCCAGTTTGAGGACTTCATCGACAGGCTGGAAACTCTTGGTGCCAAAAAAGATGTGCAG ACCTGTCTCAAACGAATACGACTTGACATGCCCCTCCTACAAGAGGACTTCATGAGTAAAGAAG ATGAGCCTCAGGATCGTGTCCTGGAGGATTCGTTTGGAGAAGGAGGATTCCCTGAGGAACCCTTCATACATTCCACCCCTGCCCCAGCCTCTGCCTCTACCCCTGCCCCAGCCTTTGCCTCTACCCCTGCCCCTGCGTCCCTGTCAGAGGAACAGCGGCAGCGCATTGAATTGAACAAGAAGCTGGCCCTGGAGAGAAGGCTGGCCCGAATGGAGCAGCAAG GTGCCTCTCAGCCGGACGTGTGTGGTGAGGTTGAGGAACCCTCTACAAGCACATTCACTCAAGTCAgccaggagcaggagcaagaaaaggagaaggagcaagagaaggagcaagagcaggagcaAGACAACGACAAAAACATGACCTGCTCAGAACCCAGTGATGTAAACACATCAGAAAAGAAAGCTCCTCCCCAGGACTCTCCATTAGTTGATGATGAGGAGAACTCTCCAGTCCCAGAACTGACCAATGGCATAGAGGACAGTAGTGATTGA
- the dis3l gene encoding DIS3-like exonuclease 1 isoform X1: MMIKTERILHLKSSRGGKVRVVREHYLREHVPCFSALCQAACHNEGKTLPEDVTHYVVPDAGVVRDFLEVLEFRELQGIVFMQTACQAAQHSRGRRLYNRLRSLLKDPRHDCIHFANEFQQYSYCPREKGETQEKWQTRCIYHAAVWYHDHLAGLRPVVMITEDQEAVAEFGSSASGIYVISTQEYLQSFWPDLLAAHELYSSICQALQERESESTEREYAEHFPAEVLEAGIKSGRFIQGTLNVNKHRAQHEAFVRFEGSTTKNSELNSDVLVCGGKNRNRAVHGDLVAVELLPAKEWRGRNTALHEGLGEDKAGEEPQSKPMPTGKVVGIVQRNWRDYVVTFPPREEVQSQSRNSQRILVTPWDYRIPKIRISTQQAEALQDHRVIVRLDLWESTSLYPNGHTVRVLGKSGELETEVQTILVENCINVPPFSEAQLRQLPESSAEQPWRVEPEEVSSRLDLRDTHLVFSIDPLGCEDVDDTLSVRLLPGGTRLELGVHIADVTHFVQEGSLTDLEARSRATTYYLADRRYDMLPGVLSADLCSLLGGVDRYAMSVMWQLDAQSLAVCKVWYGRTLIRSSYQLHYELAQSLLNGEQAEVPELDRLDDEAERCRRRAELLQALRLLTRVARHLRAQRDQGGALELEGVEVRAQLDSSKNITALVPRQPLEVHETVAECMIYANHWVARKIQENFPHQALLRHHPPPRQEFFNQLIDSARTRSFAINTRSNKALADSLDQAVDQRDPVVNRLLRMMATQAMSNALYFSTGACSEEQYYHYGLALDRYTHFTSPIRRYADIIVHRLLMAAINAERGLAPSKVLASNKDLEELAHQVNNRNRASQHAQKQSTELFQCLYFKDKDPLTDERCVADAVIYAIRANGMLVFIPRYGLRGPVYVKNRENQVVSVEGDGSCEWKAGALERQVDRISTTTSTGTHNFSIFDHITVRISVQPSRCHPLNLCLEVISSRPHQAPVAEAQPKGRGRSELVQEVVRLAEEASQQAEERKGRVPKLSKEQREFRQSKQPNLYSILQEIAEMALLDLHACEAPSAEVQTCSTSA, encoded by the exons ATGATGATTAAGACAGAAaggattttacatttaaaaagttcCCGCGGGGGAAAAGTTCGTGTCGTCCGTGAACACTATCTTAGAGAGCATGTGCCTTGTTTTAGCGCACTTTGTCAAGCTGCATGTCACAACG AAGGTAAAACCCTGCCTGAAGACGTGACGCACTATGTCGTGCCAGATGCAGGGGTGGTGCGTGATTTCCTGGAAGTGCTGGAGTTCCGTGAGCTTCAGGGGATTGTGTTCATGCAGACTGCCTGCCAGGCTGCGCAGCACAGCCGTGGACGCAG GCTGTACAACCGGTTGCGCAGTTTGCTGAAGGATCCGCGGCATGACTGCATTCATTTTGCAAATGAGTTCCAGCAGTACTCCTACTGCCCTCGGGAGAAGGGAGAAACCCAAGAGAAATGGCAGACAAG GTGTATTTACCATGCAGCGGTGTGGTACCACGATCATCTGGCCGGCCTGAGGCCAGTGGTCATGATCACAGAGGACCAGGAGGCAGTGGCTGAGTTTGGTAGCAGCGCCAGTGGGATTTATGTCATCTCAACTCAG GAGTACCTGCAGAGTTTCTGGCCTGACCTGCTGGCAGCTCATGAGCTGTACAGCTCCATCTGCCAGGCCCTGCAggagcgtgagagtgagagcacagAGCGAGAGTATGCAGAGCACTTCCCTGCTGAGGTGCTGGAGGCAGGGATCAAATCTGGCAGGTTCATCCAG ggtaCCCTTAACGTGAATAAGCACAGAGCTCAACATGAGGCCTTTGTACGATTTGAGGGCTCGACCACCAAGAATTCAG AGCTGAACAGTGACGTCCTGGTCTGCGGGGGGAAGAACCGGAACCGGGCGGTGCATGGAGATTTGGTGGCCGTGGAGCTGCTGCCCGCCAAAGAGTGGCGAGGGcgcaacactgcactgcacgaGGGCCTGGGGGAGGACAAGGCAGGGGAGGAGCCCCAGAGCAAGCCCATGCCCACAG GCAAGGTGGTGGGGATTGTTCAGAGGAACTGGCGAGACTACGTAGTGACCTTTCCCCCCAGGGAGGAGGTGCAGTCCCAGAGTCGCAACTCTCAGCGCATTTTGGTCACACCCTGGGATTACCGCATACCCAAGATCCGCATCAGCACCCAGCAAGCTGAGGCTTTGCAG GACCATAGAGTGATCGTGCGGTTGGACTTATGGGAAAGCACCTCACTCTATCCCAATGGCCACACTGTAAGGGTTCTGGGGAAGTCAGGTGAACTGGAAACTGAAGTCCAAACCATCCTGGTGGAAAACTGCATAAACGTACCTCCATTCTCTGAGGCACAG ctgCGGCAGTTGCCGGAGAGCTCGGCTGAACAGCCTTGGAGAGTGGAGCCGGAGGAGGTCAGCTCTCGGCTGgacctgagggacacacacctgGTGTTCAGCATCGACCCGCTGGGCTGTGAGGACGTGGACGACACGCTGTCCGTCCGCCTCCTGCCCGGAGGCACCCGTCTAGAGCTGGGCGTCCACATTGCTGACGTCACCCACTTTGTCCAGGAGGGCTCGCTGACCGACCTGGAGGCCCGGTCAAG AGCTACCACATACTACCTGGCTGACCGGAGATATGACATGCTGCCGGGAGTGCTGAGTGCAGACCTTTGCTCCCTGCTGGGAGGGGTGGACAG GTACGCCATGAGTGTGATGTGGCAGCTGGACGCCCAGTCTTTGGCTGTGTGCAAGGTGTGGTACGGCCGCACACTCATCCGCTCCTCCTACCAGCTGCACTACGAGCTGGCCCAGAGCCTGCTGAATGGGGAGCAGGCCGAGGTCCCGGAGCTGGACCGTCTGGACGACGAGGCGGAGCGGTGCCGGCGCCGGGCCGAGCTGCTGCAGGCCCTGCGGCTGCTGACCCGCGTGGCCCGGCACCTGCGGGCGCAGCGGGACCAGGGTGGCGCGCTGGAGCTGGAGGGTGTGGAGGTGCGCGCCCAGCTGGACAGCAGCAAGAACATCACGGCCCTGGTGCCCAGGCAGCCGCTGGAGGTGCACGAGACGGTGGCCGAGTGCATGATCTACGCCAACCACTGGGTGGCGCGCAAGATCCAGGAGAATTTCCCACACCAGGCCCTGCTGCGCCACCACCCGCCCCCACGCCAGGAGTTCTTCAACCAGCTCATCGACAGCGCTCGCACTCGCAGCTTCGCCATCAATACTAG GTCTAATAAGGCTCTGGCAGACTCTCTGGACCAAGCAGTGGACCAGCGTGATCCTGTAGTGAACCGACTGCTGAGGATGATGGCCACTCAGGCCATGTCCAATGCACTGTACTTCTCCACTGGAGCATGTTCAGAAGAGCAGTACTACCACTATG GTCTTGCTCTGGACCGCTACACTCACTTCACATCCCCCATCCGTCGCTATGCCGACATCATTGTGCATCGCCTCCTAATGGCTGCCATTAATGCTGAGAGGGGCCTGGCACCCAGCAAAGTTCTGGCCTCCAACAAGGACCTGGAGGAGCTAGCTCACCAAGTTAACAACCGGAACAGA GCATCTCAGCATGCTCAGAAGCAGTCCACAGAGCTCTTCCAGTGCCTCTACTTTAAAGACAAGGACCCTCTCACGGATGAGCGCTGTGTAGCTGATGCTGTGATCTATGCCATCAGGGCCAACGGCATGCTGGTTTTTATTCCACG CTATGGTCTTAGGGGTCCTGTGTATGTGAAGAACCGAGAGAATCAGGTGGTCAGTGTGGAGGGGGATGGCAGCTGTGAGTGGAAGGCAGGGGCCTTGGAGAGACAGGTGGATCGGATCAGCACCACCACGAGTACTGGAACACATAACTTCAGCATATTTGACCACATCACT GTGCGCATCTCTGTGCAGCCCTCTCGCTGCCACCCACTCAACCTCTGCCTGGAGGTGATCAGCAGCCGACCCCACCAGGCCCCGGTCGCAGAGGCGCAACCCAAAGGCCGCGGCCGCTCCGAGCTGGTGCAGGAGGTGGTGCGGTTGGCCGAGGAGGCCTCTCAGCAGGCCGAGGAGCGGAAGGGCAGGGTGCCCAAGCTGTCAAAGGAGCAGAGGGAGTTCAGACAGAGCAAGCAACCCAACCTCTACTCAATCCTGCAGGAGATTGCAGAGATGGCCCTGCTGGACCTCCATGCTTGTGAGGCCCCCAGTGCTGAAGTTCAGACATGTTCTACCTCTGCCTAG
- the muc15 gene encoding mucin-15 produces MVRSEDYLDENDTVEENGPVNMTTASPELPLDPMGPKQNESLSVNNDTSLNNTSIVPKNNITEANSTEITSTEANSTVITSTEANSTEITSTEANSTVITSTEANSTVITSTEANSTVLTSTEANSTVITSTEANSTVITSTEANSTVITSTEGNSTELISPTPETNRSDVTSPPFPGPQDWVTNATKVNYTDGLNPTTKNPPEAEPTTVSTTETPEDIPVDVTDTTVSPTETPEEIPDDVTDTIPTTTTPSANATAMGKAAGDNSERGLDSGSTQNNKNGTRAWGAILGTALVVGFVGLIIYVLLKRKGHREFSHTKLVEETSSDPVLRLDNSEPLDMKFDGFGYYNPALQGDDIQMNNFPAGP; encoded by the exons ATGGTCAGGTCAGAAGATTATCTCGATGAGAATGACACAGTGGAGGAGAATGGACCTGTGAATATGACCACGGCTTCACCAGAACTTCCACTTGATCCCATGGGGCCCAAACAAAATGAGTCATTGTCAGTGAATAATGATACATCTCTAAATAACACCAGTATAGTACCAAAGAACAACATCACAGAGGCTAACAGTACAGAGATCACTAGCACAGAAGCTAACAGTACAGTGATCACTAGCACAGAGGCTAACAGTACAGAGATCACTAGCACAGAGGCTAACAGTACAGTGATAACTAGCACAGAAGCTAACAGTACAGTGATCACTAGCACAGAAGCTAACAGTACAGTGCTCACTAGCACAGAGGCTAACAGTACAGTGATTACTAGCACAGAAGCTAACAGTACAGTGATCACTAGCACAGAAGCTAACAGTACAGTGATCACTAGCACAGAGGGTAACAGCACAGAACTCATTAGTCCCACGCCAGAGACCAACAGATCAGATGTCACTAGTCCTCCCTTCCCAGGACCTCAGGACTGGGTGACCAACGCCACTAAGGTAAATTATACGGACGGCCTAAATCCTACCACTAAAAACCCACCAGAAGCTGAGCCTACTACTGTTAGCACcacagaaacaccagaggaCATTCCAGTCGATGTGACTGACACTACTGTTAGCCCTACAGAAACACCAGAGGAAATTCCAGACGATGTGACTGACACTATTCCCACGACAACAACTCCAAGTGCAAATGCCACAGCCATGGGTAAAGCTGCTGGGGACAACTCTGAGCGAG GTCTGGACTCAGGCAGCACCCAGAATAACAAAAACGGGACGAGGGCATGGGGTGCCATCCTGGGCACGGCACTGGTTGTGGGATTTGTGGGTCTGATTATCTACGTGTTACTGAAAAGGAAGGGCCATCGGgaattctcacacacaaaactggtCGAAGAAACGTCCTCAGATCCAG TTCTCAGATTGGACAACAGTGAGCCACTGGACATGAAATTTGATGGGTTTGGGTACTATAACCCTGCACTCCAAGGAGACGACATCCAAATGAATAACTTTCCAGCTGGACCTTGA
- the fibinb gene encoding fin bud initiation factor has product MASLHLILTVWLVTLRPYSALFSGPLFPEMSNGTFHHYFVPDGDYEENDDPEKCQMLFKMTDDRKCGLDEDQDSVIRDDFTIIKRHIEDAARVLEGIGKSISYDLDGEDSYGKYLRRETTQINEAFTNSEKSLLELEVKFKQSQENELKEEHRIGDDFLNMIVHTRDGLKDTLDISLGLKDKHELLSLIIRSHGTRLSRLKNEYMKV; this is encoded by the coding sequence ATGGCTTCTCTTCACCTTATACTAACTGTTTGGTTAGTTACGCTGCGCCCTTACAGCGCACTATTTTCGGGACCCTTGTTTCCGGAGATGTCTAATGGCACGTTCCATCATTACttcgtaccagacggtgattaCGAGGAAAACGACGACCCGGAGAAGTGTCaaatgctttttaaaatgaCAGACGACAGAAAATGTGGTCTGGATGAAGACCAGGATTCGGTCATCCGTGATGATTTCACGATCATTAAGCGTCATATCGAGGACGCTGCCAGGGTTCTGGAGGGAATTGGGAAGAGCATCTCCTACGACCTGGACGGAGAGGACAGCTATGGAAAGTATTTAAGAAGAGAGACAACGCAGATAAACGAGGCATTCACTAACTCCGAGAAATCATTGTTGGAACTTGAGGTAAAATTCAAACAGAGCCAAGAAAACGAACTCAAAGAAGAGCACCGCATCGGTGACGACTTCCTAAACATGATCGTTCATACCAGGGACGGGTTGAAAGATACTCTGGACATTTCACTTGGGCTGAAAGACAAACATGAGCTGCTCTCTCTTATCATCAGGAGTCACGGGACCAGACTAAGCAGGCTGAAAAATGAGTATATGAAAGTCTGA